One part of the Paramormyrops kingsleyae isolate MSU_618 chromosome 2, PKINGS_0.4, whole genome shotgun sequence genome encodes these proteins:
- the tctn2 gene encoding tectonic-2, with translation MTIILYKSLYIILIALITEAYGNVAFQPASITASGPKVTAFLLGNTSGVSLTLNRVQTSNITDRLPPPSCGKRDSGQWDITTETLTKNVLKVELILNRSLQLCGNNTDCCPQLLCVLETLRVSACRGDSHQATLLVQAEIYALDLPTGPASYNKTVIPNQVYQPLGPCPCDLTAGTCDILCCCDQDCSPDTQRLFKSQCIPGPFGGSVAPVPDYQCSEQSSRNEPDWFPFLCVTSPPENSPFLGLFYQGEMIVPRRNPSFVGHSPSPALPLSSYHQGDPIFTEDGQYFTIPQRSMVGQCVSNAPVAFLQDFRAWCPGRLQSCPTSPALRLRVRDGFGGVVTVRVEEVLTKDLSPFVSSRGQAEKRNPTESSWFSGKAQASPAEAQQNWSKLCQNTTLALDYSFFWRANGLTGIILRRTVGDVPLDPGATLTVWFSAVFVNRNASGQPSSSNPGYIVGKPIIGGSVDRDTGGVRRTPISMWQPVGDGLCASAGKKPVLFGENSTAGCLVLLSMQDLTQCNQLRETIHRGLGDLVTASYVAKNGNPNSFNLDEWVNITYVLLNATTPVEYSVGVCKDVPSHLNIHIFSTVTGHGTSHQIQALEVSYTLSTWRVSCGGGDPRACQDSAITQGFPVSSAVTFINIPVQSPQIKTRFQINYTEYDCDRNDICWPQLLYPLTKYYTGEPYSISLAKGLILVFFFIAASLLGAPWRQIRQAWSTAIF, from the exons atgaccataattttatataaaagcTTGTATATTATTCTTATTGCACTTATCACTGAAGCATATGGAAATGTTG CTTTCCAGCCAGCATCTATCACAGCCTCTGGACCAAAAGTGACAGCCTTCTTACTGGGAAACACCTCTGGAGTTTCCCTTACTCTCAACAGAGTCCAGACATCCAATATAACTG ATCGTCTTCCACCCCCATCTTGTGGAAAGAGAGATTCTGGGCAGTGGGATATTACCACTGAGACCTTAACCAAG AATGTGCTGAAGGTTGAGCTGATCCTGAACCGCAGCCTGCAGCTCTGTGGAAACAACACAGACTGCTGTCCTCAGCTGCTGTGTGTGCTGGAGACGCTGCGGGTGTCAGCCTGCCGGGGAGACTCACATCAGGCCACGCTGCTGGTGCAGGCTGAGATTTATGCCCTGGATCTTCCCACTGGGCCTGCATCTT ACAATAAAACTGTGATTCCCAACCAAGTTTACCAGCCATTAGGCCCATGTCCCTGTGATCTTACAGCTGGAACCTGCGACATACTTTGTTGTTGTGATCAG GACTGCTCCCCTGACACCCAGCGGCTCTTTAAGTCCCAGTGCATCCCAGGACCGTTTGGTGGCTCTGTTGCTCCCGTCCCTGATTACCAATGCTCTGAGCAATCCTCTAGAAACGAACCGGATTGGTTTCCCTTCCTCTGTGTCACCTCCCCGCCGGAAAACAGCCCCTTTCTGGGTCTCTTCTACCAGGGGGAGATGAT CGTACCCAGGCGTAACCCATCCTTTGTGGGCCACTCTCCTTCCCCTGCACTTCCACTCAGCTCCTACCACCAGGGAGATCCCATCTTCACGGAGGATGGCCAGTATTTTACGATCCCCCAG AGATCCATGGTGGGCCAGTGTGTCAGCAACGCACCGGTAGCCTTCCTGCAGGACTTCCGTGCTTGGTGCCCAGGTCGTCTTCAGTCCTGCCCAACGTCTCCTGCGCTGAGGCTGAGAGTCAGGGATGGATTTGGGG GTGTGGTCACAGTGCGTGTGGAGGAGGTGCTCACCAAAGACCTGAGCCCCTTTGTGTCTAGCCGCGGTCAGGCTGAGAAACGGAACCCTACAGAGTCCTCATGGTTCTCTGGGAAAGCACAAGCCTCACCTGCAG AGGCCCAGCAGAACTGGAGCAAGCTGTGTCAGAATACCACCTTGGCCCTGGACTATTCATTCTTCTGGAGAGCTAATGGGCTCACGGGCATCATACTTCGTCGGACTGTTGGCGACGTGCCTCTGGATCCGGGTG CCACTTTGACAGTCTGGTTCTCAGCTGTATTTGTGAACAGAAATGCATCTGGCCAGCCCAGCTCCAGCAACCCAG GTTATATTGTTGGCAAGCCCATCATCGGGGGCTCTGTGGACAGGGACACGGGAGGAGTGCGGAGGACACCCATCAGCATGTGGCAGCCAG TGGGAGACGGACTCTGTGCTTCAGCTGGGAAAAAGCCAGTCCTGTTTGGAGAGAATTCAACAGCAGGGTGCCTGGTGCTCCTGAGCATGCAAGACCTGACCCAGTGTAACCAGCTCAG GGAGACCATCCACAGAGGTCTGGGTGATTTGGTGACTGCGTCGTATGTAGCCAAGAATGGCAACCCTAACTCATTCAACTTGGACGAATGGGTGAACATTACCT ATGTACTGCTGAATGCCACCACCCCTGTGGAATACTCTGTTGGCGTCTGTAAGGATGTCCCCTCCCACCTGAACATTCACATCTTCAGCACTGTCACTGGGCATGGCACTAGTCATCAGATCCAAGCCTTGGAGGTCAG TTACACCTTGTCGACATGGAGGGTGAGCTGTGGGGGTGGAGATCCCCGGGCCTGTCAGGACTCTGCCATTACCCAGGGCTTCCCTGTGTCTTCTGCTGTCACATTTATCAACATTCCTGTCCAAAGTCCACAAATCAAAACCAG GTTCCAGATCAACTATACAGAGTATGACTGTGACAGGAATGACATCTGCTGGCCCCAGCTTCTCTACCCATTGACAAAATACTACACAG GTGAACCCTACTCAATCTCGCTTGCTAAAGGGCTGATTTTGGTCTTCTTCTTCATTGCCGCCTCCCTGCTGGGGGCCCCGTGGAGACAGATTCGTCAGGCCTGGAGCACTGCAATTTTTTAA
- the LOC111839993 gene encoding tRNA (32-2'-O)-methyltransferase regulator THADA isoform X2, protein MSMNESLQRQLDECSLVFLNAGGDIHVNIKTAFPIFIKNLGDCLRSNVKRCKERNLEEASQLLRRISKNLLESLEIKYMLPLIQLIISMQLETLQVSTVFRKLDQMMQHFSEINLSLVFEEVQKCLNSVMDSDQMLEAMGLQTVCMFLEDSTMGREVLRQAFPSLLHKVDQAFSSIMEQEVLRNGDACYNAVKVCLQMFQLLPEEVTPLVWKDGGAVSPLPDILKYLMDIILGESSSRDTRFLAGTAMVMLSNTSPTAEGGTTAAWNMLEVTCQEPRELRVGELRVQCRPRQDCMGRLAVSRGLLSCCRKDVLLCGGGGKERCLLLEGLFPIVSALCEKSFDCHYYVFQVLVLWLRQVKECLMELWDLKSAPLLPEDSILCRQLVQVVWNIAESPVEGVSESVHCSFRLLLEILDLERRRFPEMEISLYSSLLSYVAALSWEAKAKYFPLCALLPYVGSGVVFERFPDLPRDLLKCLSTNHLSPCASETYKSLIQQQRREFCAAVAPGPSPSELELAEMWAQRWRPALLEALTSDMMLLQSNASSHLLPWTLRTFPGAFEILQASLSGASTGHLRAWACLVGTWRVMGGSWSLEEGLSQETVQLALGSLDESVRLAALGLLCGGPRIRHPPSPLELATLKQFIPLNLNSESSPFRQQLQAMVKKLLVRIRDGCLACLRKERKGCGRDNGQENEMDSLLEQGVDLVDWLARLAFTSVAPGLSYQRKKTALLFLSAVLETCTDTWSPDKKKGQPPANMSALITWARCRRLWDFFSMSNLLVLITCLEDSTNEIREMASELILKFFPLGLPEELSRALLERAQVLLCSPRVQEAQTGALLTKVLLQKSQDISVVLQEGYHLAAGSRSPPEVKMAAMVQYLLGELELHYLTARTDMLLAARTRPIHGILSALQRCLLESPRASLPLQGAALSQNVMATILSLLEKITHLLLGILYGDKADCREEEEAPPSFCAMGNAIRTVIAQGSGQEDEGQGEECVLLSEEHSLVLTCCWVSFKEIGIFLGGLVEVVLVESRGGERPLSTEDLKRVAKIFRDILLKCRHWGAVEGCCCGLTRFCATLLTSCDTELQVIPGLLLEQVLTVLQGRCATSVTRRAAGLPMLVLCILSAEEAGKARPMLAHTMRVLLETAGRPVSDNWNQTLDLPQVGAVHTLQALVRGSGLGVAMLQFASPVAILSLTLLSSPCWAMRNAALQLYNALCSRMLGQRPGSDDGLVHHGMSPSAFFTHYPALQPFLLGELRGAASELLGASGEARLRLHPSLFPVLTLLAKLQPGAQDRTQSLSDFQMPLLQLAGSPIYHVRVVACRALVAVTPPVEHMNIILGLARQLPDPEDPCCHNRLHGQLLQMSALLGRALAAVSENMKVLQQVVELFESKWWLVTSTQRCPLIRLTYLQVLLHLRRFCSPRFLEQLQAELLLQLLNPTQEQLVDTGGSKMERNQHVSSPGDGPAGQPEGGAVEWECRVQKDIPGSSVGHADPYRPPHASPAGLA, encoded by the exons ATGTCTATGAACGAGTCATTGCAGCGCCAGTTGGATGAGTGCAGTCTAGTTTTTTTAAACGCTGGAGGTGACATACATGTTAATATTAAAACTGCATTCCCTATTTTCATCAAAAATCTGGGCGACTGCTTGAG GAGCAATGTGAAGCGATGCAAGGAGAGAAACCTGGAAGAAGCTTCCCAGCTGCTCAGGAGAATATCGAAGAATCTGCTGGAGTCCCTAGAAATAAAGTACATGCTGCCTCTAATACAGTTAATCATCTCCATGCAGCTGGAAACTCTGCAGGTCTCCACAGTCTTCCGGAAACTGGACCAG ATGATGCAACATTTCTCAGAGATCAACCTTTCTCTCGTTTTCGAAGAGGTACAAAAGTGTTTGAATTCTGTAATGGATTCGGATCAG ATGTTGGAGGCGATGGGACTTCAAACAG tttgcatgttcctggAGGACAGCACAATGGGCCGGGAAGTTCTGAGACAGGCTTTCCCCTCTTTGCTCCACAAAGTGGACCAGGCATTTTCCAGCATCATGGAGCAGGAGGTCTTAAGAAATGGAGACGCATGTTATAATGCCGTCAAG GTGTGTCTGCAGATGTTCCAGCTGTTGCCTGAAGAGGTAACCCCTCTGGTGTGGAAGGATGGGGGCGCTGTCTCACCTCTGCCAGACATTTTGAAGTACTTGATGGATATTATCCTAGGAGAG AGCTCCAGCAGGGACACCCGCTTTCTGGCTGGCACGGCCATGGTCATGCTGAGCAACACCTCCCCGACGGCTGAGGGCGGAACCACAGCTGCGTGGAACATGCTAGAGGTCACATGCCAAG AGCCCCGAGAACTGCGTGTTGGGGAGCTGAGGGTGCAGTGCAGGCCGCGGCAGGATTGTATGGGGAGGCTGGCAGTGAGCAGAGGGCTGCTGTCATGCTGCCGCAAGGACGTGCTGCTCTGTGGCGGGGGCGGCAAAGAG AGATGTCTGCTTCTGGAGGGGCTGTTCCCAATTGTTTCAGCTTTATGTGAGAAGAGCTTTGACTGTCACTACTACGTCTTTCAAG TGCTTGTACTGTGGCTGAGGCAAGTGAAGGAGTGCCTCATGGAGTTATGGGACTTGAAGAGCGCCCCCTTGCTGCCGGAGGACTCCATTCTGTGTCGACAGCTTGTCCAGGTCGTTTGGAACATCGCAGAAAGCCCT GTGGAAGGTGTGTCGGAGTCCGTGCACTGCTCCTTCCGCCTCCTGCTGGAGATTCTCGACCTGGAGCGGCGTCGCTTCCCAGAGATGGAGATTTCTCTGTACTCTTCCCTGCTGAGCTATGTGGCTGCCCTGTCCTGGGAGGCAAAGGCCAAGTACTTCCCCCTTTGTGCACTCCTGCCGTATGTCGGCAGCGGCGTG GTGTTTGAACGCTTCCCAGATCTTCCCCGGGATCTCCTGAAGTGCCTCTCCACCAATCACCTGTCTCCGTGTGCCTCAGAGACCTACAAGTCGCTGATCCAGCAGCAGAGGCGGGAATTTTGTGCAGCTGTGGCTCCTGGGCCCTCCCCTTCAGAGCTGGAACTGGCAGAGATGTGGGCCCAGAGGTGGCGTCCTGCCCTTCTGGAGGCCTTGACCTCAGACATGATGCTTCTCCAGAGCAATGCCTCCAGTCACCTCCTGCCATGGACCCTGCGCACCTTCCCGGGAGCCTTTGAGATCCTCCAAGCTTCGCTTTCAGGTGCCAGCACTGGTCACCTTCGTGCCTGGGCCTGCCTCGTGGGCACCTGGCGGGTGATGGGCGGATCCTGGTCCCTTGAGGAAGGCCTGTCCCAGGAGACCGTTCAGCTGGCTCTGGGCTCTCTGGATGAAAGTGTCCGTCTGGCTGCACTCGGCCTTCTGTGTGGGGGCCCCAGGATCCGACACCCCCCTTCGCCATTGGAGCTCGCTACCCTCAAGCAGTTCATCCCTCTCAACCTGAACAGTGAGTCGTCCCCCTTCCGCCAGCAGCTCCAAGCCATGGTGAAGAAGCTCCTGGTTCGTATCCGGGATGGCTGCCTGGCGTGCCTCCGGAAGGAGAGGAAAGGATGTGGCAGAGACAATGGTCAGGAGAACGAGATGGACTCCCTGCTGGAGCAAGGAGTAG ACCTGGTAGACTGGCTGGCCCGCCTCGCCTTCACATCCGTGGCACCGGGCCTCAGTTACCAGAGGAAGAAGACTGCCTTGCTGTTCCTCTCTGCAGTCCTGGAGACCTGCACAGACACCTGGAGCCCAGACAAAAAGAAGGGCCAGCCTCCAG ctaataTGTCAGCCTTGATCACCTGGGCCAGATGCAGAAGACTGTGGGACTTCTTCTCTATGTCCAACCTTCTGGTTCTCATTACCTGCTTGGAGGATTCCACCAATGAG ATCCGCGAGATGGCCTCTGAGTTGATCCTGAAGTTCTTCCCCCTGGGTCTCCCTGAGGAGCTCAGCCGTGCGTTGTTGGAGAGGGCTCAGGTGCTCCTGTGCAGCCCACGTGTGCAGGAGGCGCAGACAGGGGCACTCCTCACCAAGGTCCTCCTTCAAAA GTCCCAGGACATCTCCGTGGTGTTACAAGAGGGATACCACCTGGCTGCTGGGTCCAGAAGTCCCCCGGAGGTGAAGATGGCGGCTATGGTCCAGTACCTGCTTGGGGAGCTGGAACTCCATTACCTGACTGCTCGGACAGACATGCTGCTTGCTGCTAGGACCAGGCCCATTCATG GTATCCTCTCCGCATTGCAGAGATGCCTTCTGGAGAGTCCACGTGCCTCACTTccactgcagggggcagcattgAGCCAAAATGTGATGGCCACCATACTGAGTTTGCTTGAGAAAATTACCCACCTTTTACTAGGCATCCTGTATGGGGACAAGGCTGACTGTAGAGAGGAGGAAG AGGCTCCACCTTCCTTCTGCGCCATGGGAAACGCCATCCGGACTGTGATCGCCCAGGGCAGCGGGCAGGAGGATGAGGGGCAGGGGGAGGAGTGCGTTCTGCTGTCGGAGGAGCACAGCCTGGTGCTCACCTGCTGCTGGGTCTCCTTCAAG GAAATTGGGATTTTCTTGGGCGGCCTGGTTGAGGTGGTTTTGGTAGAAAGCCGGGGAGGAGAGCGCCCCCTGAGTACTGAGGACCTGAAAAGGGTGGCAAAGATATTCCGAGACATCTTGCTGAAATGTCGCCACTGG ggtgCTGTAGAAGGTTGCTGCTGTGGTTTAACCAGGTTTTGTGCCACCCTCTTGACCAGCTGTGACACTGAGCTGCAGGTGATCCCAGGCCTCCTACTGGAGCAG GTGCTAACGGTGCTTCAGGGGCGCTGTGCCACCTCTGTGACCAGGCGGGCGGCAGGGCTGCCCATGCTGGTGCTGTGCATCCTGTCAGCAGAGGAGGCGGGCAAGGCCAGGCCCATGCTGGCCCACACCATGCGGGTTCTGCTGGAGACGGCTGGTCGGCCTGTGTCTGACAACTGGAACCAGACACTAGACCTTCCACAG GTTGGCGCAGTTCACACTCTGCAGGCACTGGTGCGTGGTTCTGGGTTGGGTGTGGCCATGCTCCAGTTCGCTTCCCCCGTTGCCATCCTGTCCCTGACACTCCtgagctccccctgctgggcgATGAGGAATGCTGCATTACAGCTTTACA ATGCCTTATGCTCACGCATGTTGGGCCAACGGCCAGGCAGTGATGATGGATTGGTGCATCATGGGATGTCTCCCTCAGCCTTCTTCACCCACTACCCCGCCTTACAGCCCTTCCTCTTGGGCGAGTTGCGGGGGGCAGCCAGTGAGCTCCTGGGGGCCTCTGGGGAAGCCCGACTTCGCCTGCACCCCTCCTTGTTCCCTGTCCTAACCCTCCTGGCCAAGCTGCAGCCGGGAGCCCAGGATCGCACACA GAGTCTGTCAGACTTCCAGATGCCCCTGCTACAGCTGGCTGGAAGCCCCATCTACCACGTTAGAGTGGTGGCATGTAGAGCCTTGGTTGCCGTGACACCACCTGTGGAACACATGAACATTATCCTGGGGTTGGCCAGACAACTGCCTGATCCCGAGGACCCCTGCTGCCACAACCGCCTGCACGGGCAGCTGCTACAGATGAGTGCACTTCTGGGGAGGGCTCTGGCTGCAGTCAG TGAGAACATGAAGGTCCTACAGCAGGTGGTGGAGCTTTTTGAGTCCAAATGGTGGTTGGTAACCTCAACCCAGAGGTGCCCCCTTATCCGGTTGACCTACCTGCAGGTTCTGCTCCACCTTAGGAGGTTCTGCTCACCTAGATTCTTGGAGCAGCTTCAGGCTGAACTTCTCCTGCAGTTGCTTAatcccacccaggagcagctg GTGGATACTGGAGGATCAAAGATGGAGAGGAACCAGCATGTATCAAGTCCTGGAGACGGCCCTGCAG